AGGAATACTTTGCCGAAGGCCTGGCGCAGGATGTGGCCGGTGTCATCGATGCGGCGATTGCCGAGTATAAAAAACTCGGCGCCGAGGTGGTCGAGATCAGCCTGCCCAATACCAAGCTGGCGATCCCGTCCTACTACGTGATCGCGCCGGCCGAGGCGTCCTCCAACCTCAGCCGTTTCGACGGCGTGCGCTACGGCCATCGCGCTGCTGCTTTCGACGGCCTCAATGGCATGTACGAACAGAGCCGCGCCGAGGGCTTTGGCTGGGAAGTGAAGCGCCGCATCCTTACCGGTGCGTATGTGCTGAGTCACGGCTACTACGACGCCTACTACCTGCAGGCGCAGAAGATCCGCCGCCTGATCGCCAACGATTTCCAGGCCGCATTCACGCATTGCGACGTGATCGCCGGTCCGGTGGCGCCGACCACGGCGTGGAATCTGGGCGAGAAGAGCAACGACCCGGTGGCGATGTACCTCGCCGACATCTACACGCTGGGCGTGAACCTCGCCGGCTTGCCGGCGATGAGCGTGCCGGCCGGCTTTGGCAGCAACGGCCGTCCGGTGGGTTTGCAGCTGATCGGCAACTATTTCAGCGAAGCGCGGCTGTTGAACACGGCGCATCAGTTCCAGCTGGCGACGGACTGGCACACCAAGGCGCCGGCGCTGTAAGGGGCTGCTGGTGGCTGAAACGCGGATCGCCCTGCTGGAAGCGCTGACGATGTCGGCGTGGCCGGCGCTTAGCACCGAGGTTTTCGATGGCTGGGCGCTGCGCTTCGCCGATGGCTACACCAAGCGCGCCAATTCGGTGGTGCCGCTGTATGACGGCGCGCTGCCGGACGATGCCAAGCGGGCTTATGTCGAGCGCCGTTATCGCGCCGCCGGGTTACCTGCCGTCTTCAAGCTGACGGTGGAGAATGCTGCGCTGGACGAGCAACTGGCGGCACTTGGCTACCAGCAGGTCGATGTGTCCAGCGTTCAGACCCTGGCGTTGGAACAGCGCTACGAGCAGGACCCGGAGGTGACCCTCTGGCGTAAGCCAGACCCGGCTTGGTTTGACGCATTTGCTGCAATGGGCGTGTTGACACCGGGCCAGCGGATAACGGCCCAGCGCATGTTGGCGGGCTATGCCTGCGAAACCGCATTCGCCGCGTTGCATCATGAAGGACGAGCGGTGGCTTGCGGTTTTGCGGTACGGCAGTGGGATAGCGTGGTGCTGTTCGACATTGTCACCGAGCCCGCCTCGCGTCGCAGCGGTTATGGCCGCCGTTTGGTGCACAGCTTGCTGGCCTGGGGCCAGGAGACGGGCGCCACACAGGGATTGCTGCAAGTGGTGGCGGACAACGCCCCCGCTGTGGCGCTATATGCCAGCCTCGGCTTTGCCGAGCAGTATCGATATTGGTATCGCCGTCAGCCCGCCTGACGACGACAGAACGAATCAAAGAGAGCAGACACCATGAAATGGGAAGTCGTCATCGGGCTGGAAGTGCATACCCAGCTCACCACCCAGTCCAAGATCTTCTCGGGCGCCAGCACCGCCTTCGGCGCCGAGTCGAACACGCAGACCGCCGTGGTTGATATTGCCTTGCCCGGCGCGCTGCCGGTGATGAACAAGATGGCTGTCGAGAAGGCCATCCAGTTTGGCCTCGCCATCGGCGCCAAGGTGAACCGCCGCTCGGTGTTCGCCCGCAAGAATTACTTCTACCCCGATCTGCCCAAGGGCTACCAGATCAGCCAGTTCGAGCTGCCGGTGGTCGAGGGCGGCAGCATCACCATCAATGTCGACGGCGTCGACAAGGTGATCAACCTGACCCGCGCCCACCTGGAAGAGGACGCAGGCAAATCGGTGCATGAGGATTTCCACGGCGCATCGGGCATCGATCTGAACCGTGCGGGCACGCCGCTGTTGGAAATCGTGTCCGAGCCGGAAATGCGCTCGGCCGCCGAGGCGGTGGCGTATGCCAAGGCGCTGTACTCCTTGGTGACCTGGATCGGCATCTGCGACGGCAATATGCAGGAAGGCTCGTTCCGCTGCGATGTGAACGTCTCGGTGCGCCCTGAAGGCCAGGCCGAGTTCGGCACCCGCCGCGAGATCAAGAACCTCAACAGCTTCAAGTTCATCGAGCAGGCCATCGCCGCCGAGGTGCGCTATCAGATCGAGCTGATCGAGGACGGCGGCAAGGTGCAGCAGGCCACCGTGCTGTTCAACCCGGATACCGGCGAAACGCGCGCCATGCGCAGCAAGGAAGACGCGCACGACTACCGCTATTTCCCCGACCCGGACCTGCCGCCGCTGGTGATAGCCGAGGAGTGGATAGCGCGCGTACAAAGCGAACTGCCCGAGCTGCCGGCCACGATGCAGGCGCGTTTCACGCAGCAATACGGCATTCCGGCCTACGATGCGGTGACCCTGACGGCATCCAAGGCGCTGGCCGCCTATTACGAAGCCACGGTGGCTGCCGGCGCCGATGCCAAGCTCGCCAGCAACTGGATCATGGGCGACATCAGCGCCACGCTGAACCGCGAGGAAAAGGAGATCACGCAAAGCCCGGTCTCGGCGCAAGCACTGGCCGCGCTGATCCGTCGCGTGATGGACAACACCATCAACAACAAGACCGCCAAGGATGTGCTCAAAAAGATGTGGGAAAGCGGTGATTCCGCCGACACCATCATCGAGCGTGACGGCCTGAAGCAGGAAACCGATACCGGCGCGATCGAAGCGATTGTCGATGCGGTGCTGGCCGCCAACCCCAAGGCGATCGAGGAATATCGCAGCGGGAAGGAGAAGGCGCTGAATGCACTGGTGGGGCAGGTGATGAAGGGATCGAGCGGCAAGGCCAACCCGGCGATGGCGCTGGAGTTGTTGAAGAAGAAGGTGGGGTAAAAACAAAGCCGGCTTTGTTTTTTCGGCGCTAAGGGAGGGACGTTGCTTTGATGGGTTCCTTCCACTGAGCATCGTGCCTATCTTCCATTTACCTCTCTATTTCCCATACGCAATGATGCTGCTGCGTGGTTGGTTGAAGGACGTTCCATAGCGATCATGGTGTCTGATCACTGCTAAAACTCGGAAATAGGTAAGGAAAAGACGCAAAATCAGCCGCTGCCGCACTTGAGCGAGAAATGAAATGCGGGCGTGCAAGGTTTTGGACAGCACCGGCTTCTGCGAACAGGTTTTTCAGCAGCCTGTTGATGCAGGCAGATAGGAAAAGGCAGTGGAGCTGATCATTTTTGTCGGCCCGCAGGGTGCGGGCAAAAGTACGTTTTATCAAACCACGTTTGCTGATACTCATATCCGTATCAATCGCGACATGCTTAAGACCCGCCACCGCGAGCGGCTGCTGTTTCAGGCTTGCCTGGAGATGAAACAGCCTTGTGTGCTCGATCGCACCAATCCGACGCTTGAGGAGCGCGCGCCCTTCATTCAGGCGGCTCGGGCGCAGCATTTTCGGGTGCAGGCCTACCATTTCGTCACCAGTTATGAGGATGCCTTACAGCGCAACAACCAGCGCGAAGGCAAGGCGCGGATTCCCGAGGTAGGACTGAAAGCCGTATTCAAGCAATTGTGCCCGCCGACGCGCGGGGAAGGCTTTGATGCCGTGTTTGAGGTGCGTTGCTTGCCTGCAGGGCAATTTGATGTGAAGGAAGTCGACAATGCGATTTGACGAACTCGATAGCCGGATGCGGGTATATGAAACAACCCACGATCACTATGTGATGCCTGGCATCTATATGGTGGTGCGCCTTGATGGTAGAGGTTTTACTCGTAATACCAAGGATGTCTGGCAGTTTGAGGCACCGTTCGATGAGCGATTTCGCGATCTCATGCTGGAGACGACCAGCCATTTGATGAATTGTGGCTTCAACGTCGTCTACGGCTATACCGAAAGCGACGAAATTTCATTGTTGCTGCGCCAGGATGAGGACACTTTCAATCGCAAGACCCGTAAGCTCATCTCGATTCTGGCGGGTAAGGCCAGCGCGCGTTTTTCGCTTAGCCTTGGGCAGATGGCCTGCTTCGACGCCCGGATGTGCGAGTTGCCCAACCGCAATCTGGTGCTGGATTACTTCCGCTGGCGACATGAGGATGCGCACCGTAATGCGCTCAATGCGCATTGCTATTGGCTTCTGCGCAAGCAGGGCGAGGAGCCGAATGTGGCAAGTGGTCGGATCTCTGGCATTTCCACCGCGGACAAAAACGAGCTGCTGTTCCAGAACGGCATCAACTTCAATAATCTGCCGGCTTGGCAAAAGCGGGGGATGGGTGTGTACTGGGAAACCTATCAAAAGCCGGCCGTGAACCCACAGACGGGCGAGGCGACACTCAGCGGGCCGCGCCGACGCTTGACTACTAATCTGACCTTGCCGCTGGGCGATGCCTATGCCGATTTCGTCAAAGGTATGATCGAGGCGGCAACGGCGGTGTAAGCTCGTAAGCAGTGCCGCGTGGTCAAATCTTGGACGGCTACAACCTCGCTCACCGCTGCGGCAGCAAATGCCGGCGCAGCATCGGCGCCAGTGCGTTGCGGCGTTGCAGCGCGGCGATGCCGGCGTCGAGTTCGGCGAGCAGTTCGGCGGCTCGCGGGTGCTTGCGGCTGACCATGAAGTGGATGGGCACCGGCGTGGCGCCGGGCAGGGCGATCACGCTGAATTGTCCGCGCGCGAAGCCGTGCCGCTGCAGGTGAATCAGCGCCTGCCCGACTTCCACCTGGTCGAGCACGGCGTCGCAACGGCCGCGCCGCAGCTTCTGAACCACCGATACATAGTCGTTCGATAGCGTATCGATGCGTTCGGGGGCAATGCCGGACCAGCTGTAGTTGAAGGCGTTGATACCGCAAACACGCTCGTGTTGCAGCGCGGCAGCGGGCTTGGGGTCGTCGGCGCGGCGCGGGCCGAAGCGCACATAGCCCGGATGCAGCAGATAGTAGGGGCGGCTGTAGTAAAAGTCGCGCGCGCGTTCCTCGCTGTAGAAGGCGCTCATCGCAATGTCGATATCGGCCTGGCGTACCGCCTGCAGGCAGCGTGCCCACGGCAGCAGCGTGATTGCCACGCCGTGCTCGCGTGCCAGCAGCGCGGCGCGCAGCACGTCGATCGAGTAACCGACGGTTTCGGTCTCGCCATTCGCGCCGGTGACAAAGTACGAGGCTGGCGGCCATTCGTTGGCGCCCCCGCAGGCACGCAGGCCGTCGTGGGCCTGGGCGGCACAGGCCAGCAGCACACTGGCCCAGTACAGTTGGCGCAGGCGGGTCATCATGCTCGGGAGCGGTGGAATGGGGCTTGAAAAGGGGCGGAATCAACCCACATAGTGGGCGCCCTCCTTGTTCCGTGCAATTTTTCTCATGGCTAACGCAAATCCTCGTGGAGTTTCCCCGCCGCCGCATGGCTCCCGCATCGGCATGGTGATTTTCTGGAGCCGCTGGCTGCAGCTGCCCATTTACCTTGGATTGATCGTCGTTCAGGGCGTGTATGCCTACAAGTTCCTCGCCTCGCTGTGGACGCTGCTGAGCAATCTCACCACGCTGACCGAAACCGAGATCATGCTGGCGGTGCTGGGCTTGATCGATGTGGTGATGATCGCCAACCTGCTGCTGATGGTGACGGTGGGCGGTTACGAAACCTTTGTGTCGCGGTTGCGCATCGATGCGCACCCGGATCAGCCCGAATGGCTGAGCCATGTGAATGCTTCCGTGCTGAAGGTGAAGCT
This region of Chitinolyticbacter meiyuanensis genomic DNA includes:
- a CDS encoding GNAT family N-acetyltransferase, which encodes MAETRIALLEALTMSAWPALSTEVFDGWALRFADGYTKRANSVVPLYDGALPDDAKRAYVERRYRAAGLPAVFKLTVENAALDEQLAALGYQQVDVSSVQTLALEQRYEQDPEVTLWRKPDPAWFDAFAAMGVLTPGQRITAQRMLAGYACETAFAALHHEGRAVACGFAVRQWDSVVLFDIVTEPASRRSGYGRRLVHSLLAWGQETGATQGLLQVVADNAPAVALYASLGFAEQYRYWYRRQPA
- a CDS encoding substrate-binding periplasmic protein; the encoded protein is MMTRLRQLYWASVLLACAAQAHDGLRACGGANEWPPASYFVTGANGETETVGYSIDVLRAALLAREHGVAITLLPWARCLQAVRQADIDIAMSAFYSEERARDFYYSRPYYLLHPGYVRFGPRRADDPKPAAALQHERVCGINAFNYSWSGIAPERIDTLSNDYVSVVQKLRRGRCDAVLDQVEVGQALIHLQRHGFARGQFSVIALPGATPVPIHFMVSRKHPRAAELLAELDAGIAALQRRNALAPMLRRHLLPQR
- a CDS encoding tRNA(His) guanylyltransferase Thg1 family protein yields the protein MRFDELDSRMRVYETTHDHYVMPGIYMVVRLDGRGFTRNTKDVWQFEAPFDERFRDLMLETTSHLMNCGFNVVYGYTESDEISLLLRQDEDTFNRKTRKLISILAGKASARFSLSLGQMACFDARMCELPNRNLVLDYFRWRHEDAHRNALNAHCYWLLRKQGEEPNVASGRISGISTADKNELLFQNGINFNNLPAWQKRGMGVYWETYQKPAVNPQTGEATLSGPRRRLTTNLTLPLGDAYADFVKGMIEAATAV
- the gatB gene encoding Asp-tRNA(Asn)/Glu-tRNA(Gln) amidotransferase subunit GatB — translated: MKWEVVIGLEVHTQLTTQSKIFSGASTAFGAESNTQTAVVDIALPGALPVMNKMAVEKAIQFGLAIGAKVNRRSVFARKNYFYPDLPKGYQISQFELPVVEGGSITINVDGVDKVINLTRAHLEEDAGKSVHEDFHGASGIDLNRAGTPLLEIVSEPEMRSAAEAVAYAKALYSLVTWIGICDGNMQEGSFRCDVNVSVRPEGQAEFGTRREIKNLNSFKFIEQAIAAEVRYQIELIEDGGKVQQATVLFNPDTGETRAMRSKEDAHDYRYFPDPDLPPLVIAEEWIARVQSELPELPATMQARFTQQYGIPAYDAVTLTASKALAAYYEATVAAGADAKLASNWIMGDISATLNREEKEITQSPVSAQALAALIRRVMDNTINNKTAKDVLKKMWESGDSADTIIERDGLKQETDTGAIEAIVDAVLAANPKAIEEYRSGKEKALNALVGQVMKGSSGKANPAMALELLKKKVG
- a CDS encoding ATP-binding protein, yielding MELIIFVGPQGAGKSTFYQTTFADTHIRINRDMLKTRHRERLLFQACLEMKQPCVLDRTNPTLEERAPFIQAARAQHFRVQAYHFVTSYEDALQRNNQREGKARIPEVGLKAVFKQLCPPTRGEGFDAVFEVRCLPAGQFDVKEVDNAI
- a CDS encoding TIGR00645 family protein — protein: MVIFWSRWLQLPIYLGLIVVQGVYAYKFLASLWTLLSNLTTLTETEIMLAVLGLIDVVMIANLLLMVTVGGYETFVSRLRIDAHPDQPEWLSHVNASVLKVKLSLAIISISSIHLLQTFINAPKLPGETMMWQLLLHLGFLVSALAIAYTDRIVHMTQAGK